The following coding sequences lie in one Pontibacter sp. G13 genomic window:
- a CDS encoding DUF255 domain-containing protein: MKQILLSLLILLLACQVVNAQEPSTPEIEWLSMEEALRRNEENPRKFLIDIYTDWCGWCKKLDQTTFRDPNLVELVNRHFYAVKLDGEFQGDILFQGKNYSFVKTGNRGYHALASMLMQGRNSYPTVAFLDETGKPIGPIPGYRDAKEMQKVITYFAGEFYTFMDLPNFLKSYQLEE; the protein is encoded by the coding sequence TTGAAACAGATTTTACTTTCTCTCCTCATCTTGCTCCTTGCGTGTCAGGTTGTGAACGCTCAGGAGCCATCCACCCCCGAGATCGAGTGGCTATCGATGGAGGAAGCACTCAGACGCAATGAGGAGAATCCTCGAAAATTCCTCATCGACATCTACACAGATTGGTGTGGCTGGTGTAAAAAATTGGATCAGACGACCTTCCGAGATCCGAATTTGGTGGAATTGGTCAATCGCCATTTTTACGCTGTCAAGCTAGATGGAGAATTTCAGGGAGATATTCTCTTTCAGGGTAAGAACTACAGCTTTGTGAAAACGGGAAATCGCGGCTATCATGCGCTTGCTTCGATGCTGATGCAAGGGCGAAATAGTTATCCGACGGTTGCCTTTTTGGATGAAACGGGCAAGCCGATTGGGCCGATTCCGGGGTATCGAGATGCCAAGGAAATGCAGAAGGTCATCACCTATTTTGCTGGGGAATTCTACACTTTCATGGATTTGCCCAATTTCCTCAAATCCTACCAATTGGAGGAATGA
- a CDS encoding DUF255 domain-containing protein, with the protein MNTFAKLLFGTLVAVVVIGTQSWTRFSASQPEAEINWISIEEAAELGSETPKLVFIDVYTDWCGWCKRMDRSTFRDPKVVEMMNKHYYAVKFNAEQKESITLGDKTFKFVPNGRRGYHELAAALLNGKMSYPTVVFLDENFNMIQPIPGYRQASEILPILAYFGENKHKEGVSFKAFEADFQKR; encoded by the coding sequence ATGAACACTTTTGCCAAGCTGCTCTTTGGAACTTTGGTTGCCGTTGTGGTCATCGGTACCCAGTCATGGACTCGCTTTTCCGCTTCGCAGCCTGAAGCCGAAATCAATTGGATATCTATCGAAGAGGCCGCCGAATTGGGAAGTGAAACCCCAAAACTGGTCTTCATCGATGTCTATACCGATTGGTGTGGGTGGTGCAAGAGAATGGATCGTTCCACCTTTCGCGATCCCAAAGTCGTGGAAATGATGAATAAGCATTACTACGCAGTCAAGTTCAATGCCGAACAGAAAGAGAGCATTACCTTGGGAGACAAAACTTTCAAATTTGTTCCAAATGGTCGCAGAGGGTATCACGAGCTTGCAGCGGCCTTGCTCAATGGCAAAATGAGCTATCCTACGGTGGTTTTTCTGGATGAAAATTTCAACATGATTCAGCCTATTCCGGGGTATCGACAGGCTAGTGAGATTCTCCCTATTCTCGCCTATTTTGGAGAAAACAAGCATAAGGAGGGCGTTTCTTTTAAGGCGTTTGAGGCAGATTTTCAAAAACGCTAA
- the trpB gene encoding tryptophan synthase subunit beta, translating into MNTTFQVDDLGYYGKFGGAFIPEMLFPNVEELRTQYLEILSDPSFQADLDQLLSDFVGRPTPLYFASRLSEQVGAKVYLKREDLCHTGAHKVNNTLGQILLAKRLGKTHIIAETGAGQHGVATATACALMGLPCKVFMGAIDVERQNPNVQRMKMLGAEVIPVTSGSQTLKDATNDAMRYWINHPSETHYIIGSVVGPHPFPDMVARFQSVISAEIKAQLKEKEGRENPDFVIACVGGGSNAMGAFYHYLDQPEVKLVAVEAAGHGIDSGESAATTALGTPGVLHGSQTILMQTPDGQVVEPYSISAGLDYPGIGPVHAHLFDTGRAHFEYVTDQAALEAGYKLSRLEGIIPALETAHALAALEQITFPEDAVVVLNLSGRGDKDLQTYIHHQPADHE; encoded by the coding sequence ATGAACACGACGTTTCAAGTAGACGATTTAGGATATTACGGCAAATTCGGTGGCGCATTCATTCCTGAGATGCTCTTCCCCAATGTCGAAGAACTCCGGACTCAGTATCTGGAGATTCTGTCCGATCCCAGTTTTCAGGCGGATTTGGACCAACTACTCAGTGATTTTGTGGGAAGGCCTACTCCGCTTTATTTCGCGAGCCGCCTTTCTGAACAGGTCGGAGCCAAGGTGTACCTCAAGCGGGAGGACCTCTGCCACACCGGCGCGCACAAGGTGAATAACACGCTTGGGCAGATTCTGCTGGCCAAACGACTTGGCAAGACGCATATCATCGCGGAAACTGGAGCTGGGCAGCATGGCGTGGCTACGGCAACTGCCTGTGCATTGATGGGCTTGCCCTGCAAGGTATTTATGGGGGCAATAGACGTGGAGCGCCAAAATCCCAATGTCCAGCGGATGAAAATGCTGGGAGCAGAGGTGATTCCGGTTACTTCAGGCTCTCAAACGCTCAAGGATGCTACCAATGATGCTATGAGATATTGGATCAACCATCCTTCAGAAACCCATTATATCATCGGATCTGTTGTCGGACCTCATCCATTTCCCGATATGGTCGCTAGGTTCCAATCTGTCATCAGCGCAGAAATCAAGGCGCAATTGAAGGAAAAGGAAGGCCGTGAAAATCCTGACTTTGTCATCGCCTGCGTGGGCGGAGGATCGAATGCGATGGGAGCGTTTTACCACTATTTGGATCAGCCCGAGGTGAAACTCGTAGCTGTCGAAGCTGCTGGCCACGGGATTGATTCTGGTGAATCTGCCGCTACAACAGCCCTAGGGACACCTGGTGTGCTGCATGGAAGCCAGACCATTTTGATGCAGACCCCAGATGGCCAAGTCGTGGAGCCGTATTCGATTTCAGCAGGATTGGACTACCCCGGAATTGGGCCTGTTCATGCGCATTTGTTCGATACCGGCCGTGCGCATTTTGAGTATGTAACCGATCAGGCTGCCTTGGAAGCTGGTTACAAATTGTCCCGACTAGAAGGAATCATTCCTGCACTGGAGACTGCGCATGCTTTGGCTGCACTTGAGCAAATCACGTTCCCAGAAGATGCGGTCGTCGTGCTCAATCTTTCAGGCCGAGGCGACAAGGACTTGCAAACCTACATTCACCACCAACCTGCTGATCATGAATAG
- the trpA gene encoding tryptophan synthase subunit alpha, translating to MNRIDKLFQEKEGKVLSVFITAGYPNLEDLPMILESLANSGADMVEIGIPYSDPLADGGTIQESNQQALANGMTLSLLFEQLEKIRDKVQIPLLLMGYLNPVLQYGVEKFCQQAETVGVDGVILPDLPMIEFKRKYREIFEKHGLANVCLITPRTPDERIRLLDEMSSGFLYAVSTDSTTGKAGAFGDRQTDYFQRIEAMKLQNPVLVGFGIHDAQTFQLASQYQQGAIIGSAFIRALKDSNDVSVDTAAFVHSIIGTKQPV from the coding sequence ATGAATAGAATCGACAAACTCTTTCAAGAAAAGGAGGGAAAAGTGCTCTCCGTATTCATCACGGCTGGATATCCCAATCTGGAGGATCTCCCCATGATTTTAGAGTCATTGGCGAATAGTGGTGCCGACATGGTGGAAATCGGTATTCCCTATTCTGACCCCTTGGCGGATGGAGGTACCATCCAGGAGAGCAATCAACAGGCTTTGGCCAATGGTATGACTCTTTCCTTGTTGTTTGAGCAACTGGAAAAGATCCGGGATAAGGTCCAAATTCCCTTGTTGCTGATGGGATACCTCAATCCAGTTCTGCAATACGGTGTAGAGAAGTTCTGCCAACAAGCTGAAACGGTGGGAGTCGATGGCGTGATTCTTCCTGACCTCCCTATGATCGAATTCAAACGAAAGTATCGGGAGATTTTCGAAAAGCACGGGTTGGCTAATGTCTGCCTGATTACCCCAAGAACCCCAGATGAGCGAATTCGGCTACTTGATGAAATGTCTTCCGGATTCCTGTATGCGGTTTCCACTGATAGTACGACAGGAAAGGCAGGAGCATTTGGAGATCGCCAAACGGATTATTTCCAACGGATCGAGGCCATGAAGCTCCAGAATCCGGTGTTGGTGGGATTTGGCATTCACGATGCTCAGACCTTCCAATTAGCCAGTCAATACCAGCAAGGGGCAATCATCGGGAGTGCATTCATTCGGGCCTTAAAGGATTCCAATGACGTGTCAGTCGATACCGCTGCTTTTGTCCACTCCATTATTGGCACCAAGCAACCCGTATAA
- a CDS encoding phosphoribosylanthranilate isomerase encodes MLHLKVCGMRAPENIEALLALRPDYIGFIFYPPSPRYVGEVLPEELARQIHGVKKVGVFVNEEPIEILRQASRYGLDLIQLHGQEPVETCRSLRNAGFQVIKAISVKSAQDVSDAMKYDGEVDFFLFDTKGKAPGGNGEVFDWTALREFRSKTPYFLSGGLDETSITQLHRFNIPVPFGVDVNSKFERAPGDKDIPAIKQLMNSLGRGKSL; translated from the coding sequence ATGCTTCATCTAAAAGTGTGCGGGATGCGTGCGCCCGAAAATATCGAGGCATTGCTGGCACTCCGTCCTGATTACATCGGATTCATTTTCTATCCGCCATCTCCCAGATACGTGGGAGAGGTGTTGCCCGAGGAACTGGCAAGGCAGATTCACGGAGTAAAAAAGGTGGGCGTATTCGTCAATGAAGAACCCATAGAGATTTTGCGACAAGCCAGTCGCTATGGATTGGACTTGATCCAATTGCACGGTCAAGAACCCGTGGAAACTTGCAGGTCACTCAGAAATGCCGGATTTCAGGTGATCAAGGCGATTTCGGTCAAATCCGCACAGGATGTGTCTGACGCTATGAAATACGATGGAGAGGTGGACTTTTTCCTATTCGACACCAAAGGGAAAGCACCGGGAGGAAATGGAGAGGTATTCGATTGGACTGCGCTCAGGGAATTTCGCTCCAAGACGCCCTACTTCCTGAGTGGCGGATTGGACGAAACCTCGATTACGCAATTACACAGATTCAACATCCCTGTGCCATTCGGAGTAGATGTGAACAGCAAATTCGAGCGGGCACCCGGAGACAAGGACATTCCTGCGATCAAACAATTGATGAACAGCTTGGGGAGAGGGAAAAGCCTGTGA
- the trpC gene encoding indole-3-glycerol phosphate synthase TrpC, translated as MSILAKIVSQKRQDVIQTKLNTPISEVVKLPMFNRDCHSLAKRLKRPGQLGIIAEFKRKSPSRGQIIRPGVFLEDVVAGYEMAGVSGVSVLTDTPYFGGNLDDLHLARQSSAVPILRKDFIIDEYQLFEAKAHGADVILLIAACLLPADLRALAARAKSLGLDVLMEVHDEHELETCLNQYIDMVGVNNRNLKTFDVSLETSLELSEQIPPEFVKVAESGIHTPDDYLTLRKAGYEGFLIGQQFMETDAPDKACQNYLGTLAGLVGK; from the coding sequence ATGAGTATTTTGGCGAAAATCGTCAGCCAGAAAAGGCAAGATGTCATCCAGACCAAATTAAATACCCCCATCTCAGAGGTGGTCAAGTTGCCCATGTTTAACCGAGATTGTCATTCACTGGCAAAACGGTTGAAGCGCCCCGGACAGCTTGGAATCATCGCTGAATTCAAGCGAAAATCTCCCTCTCGAGGCCAGATTATTCGTCCCGGGGTATTTCTGGAGGACGTCGTGGCCGGCTATGAAATGGCAGGGGTATCGGGAGTTTCGGTATTGACGGACACGCCCTATTTCGGCGGGAATTTGGATGATCTTCATCTGGCTCGCCAATCATCTGCGGTACCCATTCTTCGAAAAGACTTCATCATCGATGAGTATCAATTGTTCGAAGCCAAGGCTCATGGTGCTGATGTCATTCTCCTGATCGCGGCATGCCTACTCCCTGCGGATCTCAGGGCATTGGCTGCCCGTGCCAAATCCTTGGGACTGGATGTACTGATGGAAGTGCATGACGAACACGAACTGGAAACTTGCCTGAATCAATATATTGATATGGTCGGGGTCAATAATCGCAATCTCAAAACCTTTGACGTTTCACTGGAAACCTCACTGGAATTGTCTGAGCAGATTCCCCCCGAATTTGTCAAAGTGGCCGAAAGTGGAATTCATACGCCTGATGACTACCTCACTTTGCGGAAAGCTGGGTACGAAGGATTCTTGATCGGCCAACAATTTATGGAAACAGATGCGCCCGACAAGGCATGCCAAAATTACCTCGGTACGCTGGCAGGGCTCGTGGGTAAATAG